A window from Culex pipiens pallens isolate TS chromosome 3, TS_CPP_V2, whole genome shotgun sequence encodes these proteins:
- the LOC120412573 gene encoding uncharacterized protein LOC120412573, with translation MESITAKRNSLFAKVKRELETAERVKTQNPSLSEVRERLVRLEALGNSFFDVQDQFEDGTSATTLENLVSVFDYRKEFEDRYYAAKAIYAALDEGSGASDRSFAEPANNLKTAVAALLETQRALLSNQAAHAAQLNQIQQGNPPPAGQPAQAQPDPFINVRLPPINIPKYAGVRKEWLSFKDLFVSTIHSKESLRPSQKLQYLKSLLEGDAASQISSFGISDDNYPLAWDKLLRKYDQKKYTVFALVKEFLDQPVVSDATAGNLQKLVTTSDEVVRQLDVLGEQYQSRDPWLIQLILEKIDEETQALWAQKLVTLENPSLTDFLKFLEDRCDAIETCSSFTRKCTSSGAGAKKEIRKQPAKPAEKKVESYVATPQPCPKCSKEHLLFLCEAFKASSVADRRELVQKSRLCFNCLRTSHTAKTCSSKHTCKTDGCNQRHHTLLCQHVGRQAATAGLPGQQIAAMPVQQPAMEAQPTVPSFKAEVTSDPAVKITVLPTALVKLRGKNGVFHTARAMIDSCSGASLISEACMTRLGISRSNARFPVTGVAGTHAGTTRGMALLEIAPRFSDEVVMKTQAYVLEVLAPPTPCQSFKPKQLELLRGLQLADPEYYKAGPVDVILGAELFLPILQAGQVTDEDGLPVAQKSSLGWLVAGKFGGETMLQTNLVSFTVQLDVNIDQTLRKFWETEEVPAAKVLTVDEKRAVDIFNTTTRRNDEGRFVVRLPFDDSKPALGDSLGAALRRLHAMERKFLSNPPFKQAYRNFMSEYQQLGHMELIPQSEVDKHPSECFYLPHHAVQKEDSSTTKLRVVFDGSFRTSSGVSLNDRLLIGPNNNEDLYDVYCRFRTYPVVFVSDIEKMYRQVRVDKQDTDFQRIVWRDDPDQPVQHYRLTTVTYGTSSAAYLATESLRQAARDNAEKHPVAADRILKGFYVDDLMSGADTVEEAQELAGQITTILGEAGFVLRKWSSNAPELLENIADSRQGPVPVDDWFEFKVNLDINSPNTKRQLLSDASRLFDPFGWLAPVIVKIKIIFQLLWLYDLLWDDPLPPLPEADWNTIKQTLHLLERIRVPRRIPAFNGKLQLLGFSDASESAYSAVVYGRSADRNGKIHIVLICAKTKVAPIQQICVPKLELNGSWLLAALMKRVSLALCHLELQHFAFTDSAIVLEWLSAHPRKWKTFVANRTSAILDFLPRSMWHHVSSKDNPADCASRGISPLELLNHPLWWDSPYWAHSEQSFLEHCAAPAPKAPPLEERQIRTFCLEIGSPRSNFTLERYLLDRFSSLRRCTRTLATIRRFLFNLARPKVERLTGPLTPAELKVAGLQLVRLAQHEAFAKEIACLRKSTEVSNKSKLRPLFPFIDRDGTLRVGGRLQNADIPYDMRHPPILPQQHRLTTLVIQDLHLDNLHAGPTLVISTLNQRFWVMGCQTVVRQQLQKCVRCCRMKARTAQQLMGSLPAVRTTPARAFVHVGVDYAGPILVKSGNPRKPHVTKGYIAVFVCLCTKAVHLEVAGDLSTKAFFGALKRFIARRGLCTEIWSDNGTNFVGADRQMQEFFETDEFKQKAAHFAANIGMKWTFIPPSAPHMGGLWEAAVKSAKTHLRKVLGNESATYEELYTILTQIEACLNSRPLCAISNSPDSCEALTPGHFIIQQPMNLLPEPSVSDVPRNRLDNWQLVQQKVEEIWTRWRNEYVTSLQPRSKWQSEIDNLQVNRLVLVKNENTPPAQWELARVVATHPDRNGIVRTVTLRRGTTEYQRPIQKLVPLPTD, from the exons ATGGAATCGATCACCGCGAAACGGAATTCGCTCTTTGCGAAAGTGAAACGCGAACTCGAAACCGCGGAACGAGTGAAGACGCAAAACCCCTCACTCTCTGAGGTTCGTGAGCGTCTGGTGCGCCTCGAGGCGCTGGGGAACAGTTTCTTCGACGTCCAGGACCAGTTCGAGGATGGAACCTCAGCGACCACCTTGGAAAACCTAGTCTCGGTCTTCGACTACCGGAAGGAGTTTGAAGATCGGTACTATGCAGCGAAGGCGATCTACGCTGCCCTCGACGAAGGTTCCGGCGCCAGCGATCGATCGTTCGCTGAGCCGGCGAACAACCTGAAAACTGCGGTAGCGGCGCTGTTGGAAACGCAACGAGCGCTCCTGTCCAACCAAGCGGCCCACGCAGCCCAGCTGAACCAGATTCAGCAAGGAAACCCACCTCCAGCAGGACAACCAGCTCAAGCACAACCGGATCCCTTCATCAACGTCCGGCTTCCTCCAATCAACATCCCGAAGTACGCGGGAGTCCGGAAAGAATGGCTTTCGTTCAAGGATCTGTTCGTCAGCACCATCCACAGCAAGGAGTCGCTGCGGCCGTCGCAGAAGCTGCAGTACTTGAAGTCGCTGCTGGAGGGTGACGCAGCCTCCCAAATCAGCTCATTCGGCATCTCGGATGACAACTACCCGCTGGCGTGGGACAAGCTGCTGAGGAAGTACGACCAGAAGAAGTACACCGTGTTCGCGCTTGTGAAGGAATTCCTGGATCAACCTGTCGTGTCAGACGCAACCGCTGGCAACCTCCAGAAGCTGGTCACGACCTCGGACGAGGTAGTTCGGCAGCTCGACGTCTTGGGCGAGCAGTACCAGTCGCGGGACCCCTGGCTGATCCAGCTGATCCTGGAGAAGATTGACGAGGAGACGCAGGCGCTCTGGGCGCAAAAACTCGTCACTTTGGAGAACCCGAGCCTCACGGACTTCCTGAAATTCCTTGAGGACCGGTGCGACGCCATCGAAACCTGCTCATCATTCACACGAAAGTGCACCTCGAGTGGAGCGGGGGCGAAGAAGGAGATACGAAAGCAGCCGGCCAAGCCAGCTGAGAAGAAGGTGGAGAGCTACGTCGCAACACCGCAGCCCTGCCCAAAGTGTTCCAAAGAACACTTGCTGTTCCTGTGCGAAGCGTTCAAGGCGTCCAGCGTCGCCGACCGTCGGGAGTTGGTGCAGAAGTCCAGACTTTGCTTCAACTGCCTGAGGACGTCGCATACGGCAAAAACCTGTTCCTCCAAGCACACCTGCAAGACTGATGGATGCAACCAGCGTCATCATACGCTCCTCTGTCAACACGTCGGCAGACAGGCAGCTACCGCAGGGCTTCCGGGTCAACAGATAGCAGCGATGCCGGTCCAGCAACCGGCCATGGAAGCTCAACCCACGGTTCCGAGTTTCAAGGCGGAGGTCACCAGTGATCCAGCCGTCAAGATCACCGTTCTACCCACTGCGCTCGTCAAGCTGCGCGGTAAGAATGGTGTCTTCCACACTGCTAGGGCGATGATAGACTCGTGCTCTGGTGCGTCGCTGATAAGCGAGGCCTGCATGACGCGACTCGGGATCAGCCGGAGCAACGCGCGGTTCCCAGTAACTGGAGTTGCCGGGACACACGCAGGAACCACCCGGGGAATGGCGCTACTAGAGATTGCACCCCGTTTCAGCGACGAAGTGGTGATGAAGACGCAGGCGTACGTGCTCGAAGTGTTGGCTCCCCCCACACCGTGCCAAAGCTTCAAGCCCAAGCAATTGGAACTACTCCGAGGGCTCCAGCTAGCCGATCCGGAGTACTACAAAGCGGGACCGGTAGACGTCATCCTAGGCGCCGAGCTGTTCCTGCCGATTCTACAAGCGGGCCAGGTTACAGACGAGGACGGTCTACCCGTGGCCCAGAAGTCATCGCTCGGCTGGCTCGTTGCCGGCAAGTTCGGTGGTGAAACAATGCTGCAAACAAATTTGGTGTCCTTCACGGTGCAGCTGGATGTCAACATCGACCAGACGCTGCGCAAGTTTTGGGAAACCGAAGAAGTGCCAGCGGCCAAGGTACTCACCGTCGACGAGAAGCGCGCTGTTGACATCTTCAACACAACTACCAGGCGCAACGACGAGGGCCGATTCGTGGTTCGGCTCCCCTTCGACGACTCCAAGCCGGCATTGGGCGACTCGCTCGGTGCGGCACTCAGAAGGCTGCATGCGATGGAGCGGAAGTTCCTCTCGAATCCGCCGTTCAAGCAAGCCTACCGCAACTTCATGTCCGAGTACCAGCAACTGGGACACATGGAGCTCATTCCGCAATCCGAAGTCGACAAGCACCCCAGCGAGTGCTTCTATTTGCCTCACCACGCAGTCCAGAAGGAGGACAGTTCAACAACGAAGTTGCGTGTCGTCTTCGATGGCTCGTTCAGAACCAGTTCTGGCGTGTCGTTGAACGACCGGTTGCTGATTGGTCCAAACAACAACGAGGACCTGTACGACGTCTACTGCCGCTTCCGCACCTACCCCGTGGTCTTCGTGAGCGACATCGAGAAGATGTACAGGCAAGTACGGGTGGACAAGCAGGACACGGACTTCCAGCGGATCGTCTGGCGCGATGATCCCGACCAACCGGTGCAGCACTACCGTCTGACGACGGTGACGTACGGCACTTCAAGCGCAGCCTACTTAGCGACCGAGTCTCTCCGACAAGCGGCCCGAGACAACGCTGAGAAGCACCCCGTAGCAGCTGACAGGATCCTCAAAGGGTTCTACGTGGACGACCTGATGTCCGGCGCCGACACAGTCGAAGAAGCTCAAGAGCTAGCTGGCCAGATCACAACCATCCTGGGCGAAGCTGGATTCGTCCTCCGAAAGTGGTCCTCCAACGCACCCGAGCTGCTGGAGAACATCGCAGACAGCCGACAGGGACCAGTCCCTGTTGA TGACTGGTTCGAGTTCAAGGTCAACCTGGACATCAACAGCCCGAACACGAAGCGTCAACTCCTCTCCGACGCATCCAGGCTATTCGACCCGTTCGGATGGCTCGCTCCAGTGATCGTCAAGATCAAAATCATCTTCCAACTGCTGTGGCTGTACGACTTGCTGTGGGACGACCCGCTGCCACCCCTTCCCGAAGCAGATTGGAACACCATCAAGCAAACGCTTCACCTGCTGGAGCGGATTCGCGTGCCCCGCCGAATTCCAGCCTTCAACGGCAAGTTGCAGCTGCTCGGATTCTCGGACGCCTCGGAGTCGGCGTACTCAGCAGTCGTCTACGGTCGGTCTGCGGACCGCAACGGGAAAATCCACATCGTGCTGATTTGCGCTAAAACCAAGGTTGCGCCAATTCAGCAGATCTGCGTCCCAAAGCTCGAACTCAACGGTTCCTGGCTGCTGGCCGCCCTGATGAAGCGAGTCTCCCTCGCTTTGTGCCACCTCGAGCTGCAACACTTTGCCTTCACGGACTCGGCAATCGTACTGGAATGGTTGTCGGCACACCCCCGCAAGTGGAAGACTTTCGTCGCCAATCGAACGTCAGCGATCCTGGACTTCCTGCCCAGGAGCATGTGGCACCATGTGTCATCGAAGGACAACCCGGCCGACTGTGCGTCGCGAGGGATCTCGCCGCTCGAGCTGCTCAACCATCCGCTGTGGTGGGACTCCCCCTACTGGGCCCACAGCGAGCAGTCGTTCTTGGAACACTGCGCAGCACCGGCACCGAAGGCACCACCCCTCGAAGAACGACAGATTCGCACATTCTGTCTGGAGATTGGCTCCCCGCGTAGCAACTTCACCCTGGAGCGCTACCTTCTCGATCGGTTCTCCTCGCTACGCCGCTGCACTCGGACGCTGGCGACGATCCGACGGTTCCTGTTCAACCTGGCGCGACCGAAGGTGGAGCGCTTAACCGGACCGCTGACACCGGCGGAACTCAAGGTAGCTGGTCTACAACTCGTACGACTAGCACAACACGAAGCATTTGCGAAGGAGATTGCCTGCCTGCGCAAATCGACCGAGGTTTCCAACAAGAGCAAGCTGCGCCCGCTCTTTCCGTTCATCGACCGGGACGGAACACTGCGTGTCGGTGGAAGGCTGCAGAACGCCGACATCCCCTACGACATGAGACACCCGCCCATTCTGCCGCAGCAGCACCGACTGACAACACTTGTCATTCAAGACCTTCACCTGGACAACCTACACGCAGGGCCTACCTTGGTGATCTCAACCCTCAACCAGCGCTTTTGGGTGATGGGATGCCAGACGGTCGTGCGACAGCAACTGCAAAAGTGCGTCCGCTGCTGCCGAATGAAAGCCAGAACCGCTCAGCAGCTGATGGGAAGTCTTCCGGCGGTGCGAACAACGCCGGCCAGAGCATTCGTCCACGTCGGAGTCGACTACGCAGGACCAATCCTCGTCAAGAGCGGCAACCCAAGGAAACCACACGTGACAAAGGGCTACATCGCAGTGTTTGTATGTCTCTGTACGAAAGCTGTGCACTTGGAAGTCGCCGGCGACCTGTCCACGAAGGCCTTCTTCGGTGCACTCAAACGGTTCATCGCCAGGAGAGGACTGTGCACCGAGATATGGTCCGACAACGGGACGAACTTCGTCGGAGCCGATCGGCAGATGCAGGAGTTTTTCGAAACCGACGAGTTCAAGCAAAAAGCCGCCCACTTCGCTGCCAACATTGGGATGAAGTGGACCTTCATTCCGCCTTCCGCACCCCACATGGGAGGATTGTGGGAAGCTGCGGTCAAGAGTGCGAAGACCCACCTGCGCAAGGTCCTGGGAAACGAGTCGGCCACCTACGAAGAGCTCTACACCATCCTGACGCAAATCGAGGCCTGCCTCAACTCGCGTCCGCTTTGCGCCATCTCCAACTCTCCCGATAGCTGCGAGGCCCTCACCCCCGGACACTTCATCATCCAGCAACCGATGAACCTCCTGCCGGAACCCAGCGTTTCGGACGTACCGCGCAACCGACTGGACAACTGGCAGCTCGTCCAGCAGAAGGTGGAAGAAATCTGGACTCGTTGGCGCAACGAGTACGTGACGTCCCTGCAACCGCGCAGCAAGTGGCAATCGGAGATCGACAACCTGCAGGTCAACCGCTTGGTGCTGGTCAAGAACGAGAACACCCCGCCGGCCCAGTGGGAGTTGGCCAGAGTAGTTGCGACACACCCGGATCGCAATGGAATCGTGCGGACCGTCACGCTGCGCAGAGGAACAACGGAGTACCAGAGACCGATCCAGAAGTTGGTTCCACTACCGACTGATTGA
- the LOC120412572 gene encoding uncharacterized protein LOC120412572: MKAFVVVASLLAVASASTTILAAPRWYGYAPAATYYAAPAELSSQYHAQDSLGQYSYGYNGGLSAKAETKSFDGVTRGSYSYLDAENKLQTVSYTADALNGFRAQASNLPQAPVETRVAPAPVQDTPEVAKARADHLVAVEEAKVRNANAASSDESAIIVSAAPAAVAPIAPIVPQIATYAAPIALAPASGFAYSHSTVNLKPEVYAAAPAPVATIAAAPASFAYQTYSAAAPALYNTWSQAPAYAYSYGAPAFYAANTAAVPLPVQDTPEVMQAKAEHFAAVAEAKARNLQLRYGSITSTWPTDLLQVAGLGLSDSSEVFGLSLHDFRGVLNGQGNGSGVGGVESRSTVAVSVSWGLAPGVVEGRGSSGVGLVSERGRSGSNGGDWSWGGGVHFRLQVNGRVRVGKSGSWGQSNWGGIGGDLGDNWRNWGNGSWGSTHNDSALIAGSGVGVAHLSFLNSDQMVSTGLGDFGGVLNWGGSHTSLDRSLGQVAGLGAESVEGISGVRDSLQLVLGVQVAVRSAGHSVERLVIMKVFIVVSSLLAVAFAAPQLLTQRVYAAVPAVTTYVAAPAEVSSQFHAQDGLGQYTYGYNGGLSAKTEAKSLDGVTRGAYHYLDAENKLQTVTYTADAVNGFRAEASNMPVAPVETRVAPEPVQDTPEVMQAKAEHMSAVEDAKVRLAAAEKEETAEIVESAEPAPIPAIPAIAPITTYSAVAAPIALAPASGFAYQTSSVALKNEPLAYTTYTAAPVPAAAVEIKTPASFSYSTYSQSAPATAIQYAAAPFVQALPAATTYALNVQAPAYTYSYGAPAFYTTTNQLATPVTFAARALPAPVPAGAETAAEVVETAALPEPVQDTPEVAQAKAEFLQTFEQVKARNAQ; the protein is encoded by the exons ATGAAGGCCTTTGTCGTCGTTGCGTCCCTGTTGGCTGTGGCTTCTGCCTCGACCACCATCCTTGCGGCTCCCCGTTGGTACGGATACGCTCCGGCGGCCACGTACTACGCTGCCCCAGCGGAACTGTCCAGCCAGTACCACGCCCAGGATAGCCTCGGACAATACTCATATGGATACAACGGAGGATTGTCGGCCAAGGCCGAAACCAAGTCGTTCGACGGAGTGACCCGCGGATCGTACAGCTACCTGGACGCCGAGAACAAGCTGCAGACTGTCTCGTACACCGCTGATGCCCTCAACGGATTCCGCGCCCAGGCCAGCAACCTGCCCCAGGCTCCAGTCGAGACTCGTGTGGCTCCCGCCCCAGTTCAGGACACCCCCGAAGTCGCCAAGGCCCGTGCTGACCATCTGGTCGCTGTTGAGGAAGCTAAGGTGCGCAACGCCAACGCCGCTTCCAGCGATGAGAGCGCTATCATTGTGAGTGCTGCCCCAGCTGCCGTTGCCCCAATTGCGCCAATTGTCCCCCAAATCGCCACCTATGCCGCCCCAATTGCTCTGGCCCCAGCTTCCGGATTTGCCTACTCGCACTCGACCGTTAACCTGAAGCCGGAAGTGTACGCCGCCGCCCCAGCTCCAGTCGCCACCATTGCTGCCGCTCCGGCCTCTTTCGCTTACCAGACCTACTCCGCTGCTGCCCCTGCCCTCTACAACACCTGGAGCCAAGCCCCAGCTTACGCTTACAGCTACGGTGCTCCGGCTTTCTACGCCGCCAACACCGCTGCCGTTCCCCTGCCCGTTCAGGACACCCCTGAAGTCATGCAGGCTAAGGCCGAACACTTCGCTGCTGTCGCTGAGGCCAAGGCCCGCAACCTGCA GTTACGGTACGGTAGTATCACGTCCACGTGGCCTACAGATTTACTGCAGGTTGCGGGCCTTGGCCTCAGCGACAGCAGCGAAGTGTTCGGCCTTAGCCTGCATGACTTCAGGGGTGTCCTGAACGGGCAGGGGAACGGCAGCGGTGTTGGCGGCGTAGAAAGCCGGAGCACCGTAGCTGTAAGCGTAAGCTGGGGCTTGGCTCCAGGTGTTGTAGAGGGCAGGGGCAGCAGCGGAGTAGGTCTGGTAAGCGAAAGAGGCCGGAGCGGCAGCAATGGTGGCGACTGGAGCTGGGGCGGCGGCGTACACTTCCGGCTTCAGGTTAACGGTCGAGTGCGAGTAGGCAAATCCGGAAGCTGGGGCCAGAGCAATTGGGGCGGCATAGGTGGCGATTTGGGGGACAATTGGCGCAATTGGGGCAACGGCAGCTGGGGCAGCACTCACAATGATAGCGCTCTCATCGCTGGAAGCGGCGTTGGCGTTGCGCACCTTAGCTTCCTCAACAGCGACCAGATGGTCAGCACGGGCCTTGGCGACTTCGGGGGTGTCCTGAACTGGGGCGGGAGCCACACGAGTCTCGACCGGAGCCTGGGGCAGGTTGCTGGCCTGGGCGCGGAATCCGTTGAGGGCATCAGCGGTGTACGAGACAGTCTGCAGCTTGTTCTCGGCGTCCAGGTAGCTGTACGATCCGCGGGTCACTCCGTCGAACGACTTG TTATCATGAAGGTGTTCATCGTGGTCTCATCTCTGCTGGCCGTGGCCTTTGCCGCGCCTCAACTGCTGACTCAGCGCGTATACGCGGCCGTTCCGGCTGTTACGACATACGTAGCTGCGCCAGCGGAAGTGTCCAGCCAGTTCCACGCCCAGGATGGATTGGGACAGTACACCTACGGATACAACGGAGGATTGTCGGCCAAGACCGAAGCCAAGTCGTTGGACGGAGTGACCCGTGGAGCTTACCACTACCTGGACGCCGAGAACAAGCTGCAGACGGTGACCTACACTGCCGATGCCGTCAACGGATTCCGTGCCGAGGCCAGCAACATGCCGGTGGCTCCAGTTGAGACCCGCGTCGCTCCGGAACCAGTTCAGGACACCCCCGAAGTCATGCAGGCCAAGGCCGAGCACATGTCTGCCGTTGAAGATGCGAAGGTCCGCCTGGCCGCCGCCGAGAAGGAGGAGACGGCCGAAATCGTTGAGAGTGCCGAGCCTGCTCCAATTCCGGCCATCCCAGCTATTGCTCCGATCACCACCTACTCCGCCGTTGCTGCCCCAATCGCTCTGGCCCCAGCGTCCGGATTTGCCTACCAGACTTCCTCGGTTGCCCTGAAGAACGAACCCCTGGCCTACACCACCTACACCGCCGCTCCGGTCCCAGCTGCCGCCGTCGAGATCAAGACCCCCGCTTCCTTCTCCTACTCGACTTACTCCCAGTCGGCTCCGGCTACTGCCATCCAGTACGCTGCTGCCCCATTCGTCCAGGCCCTTCCAGCTGCCACCACCTACGCTCTGAACGTCCAGGCTCCCGCCTACACCTACAGCTATGGCGCCCCGGCCTTCTACACCACCACCAACCAATTGGCCACTCCAGTCACCTTCGCTGCTCGTGCCCTGCCGGCCCCAGTTCCAGCAGGTGCTGAGACCGCCGCCGAGGTCGTCGAAACTGCTGCCCTGCCCGAACCAGTTCAGGACACTCCCGAGGTCGCCCAGGCCAAGGCCGAGTTCCTGCAGACCTTCGAGCAGGTCAAGGCCCGCAACGCCCAGTAA
- the LOC120412641 gene encoding pupal cuticle protein-like: MKAFVVVASLLAVASASTTILAAPRWYGYAPAATYYAAPAELSSQYHAQDSLGQYSYGYNGGLSAKAETKSFDGVTRGSYSYLDAENKLQTVSYTADALNGFRAQASNLPQAPVETRVAPAPVQDTPEVAKARADHLVAVEEAKVRNANAASSDESAIIVSAAPAAVAPIAPIVPQIATYAAPIALAPASGFAYSHSTVNLKPEVYAAAPAPVATIAAAPASFAYQTYSAAAPALYNTWSQAPAYAYSYGAPAFYAANTAAVPLPVQDTPEVMQAKAEHFAAVAEAKARNLQ, from the coding sequence ATGAAGGCCTTTGTCGTCGTTGCGTCCCTGTTGGCTGTGGCTTCTGCCTCGACCACCATCCTTGCGGCTCCCCGTTGGTACGGATACGCTCCGGCGGCCACGTACTACGCTGCCCCAGCGGAACTGTCCAGCCAGTACCACGCCCAGGATAGCCTCGGACAATACTCATATGGATACAACGGAGGATTGTCGGCCAAGGCCGAAACCAAGTCGTTCGACGGAGTGACCCGCGGATCGTACAGCTACCTGGACGCCGAGAACAAGCTGCAGACTGTCTCGTACACCGCTGATGCCCTCAACGGATTCCGCGCCCAGGCCAGCAACCTGCCCCAGGCTCCGGTCGAGACTCGTGTGGCTCCCGCCCCAGTTCAGGACACCCCCGAAGTCGCCAAGGCCCGTGCTGACCATCTGGTCGCTGTTGAGGAAGCTAAGGTGCGCAACGCCAACGCCGCTTCCAGCGATGAGAGCGCTATCATTGTGAGTGCTGCCCCAGCTGCCGTTGCCCCAATTGCGCCAATTGTCCCCCAAATCGCCACCTATGCCGCCCCAATTGCTCTGGCCCCAGCTTCCGGATTTGCCTACTCGCACTCGACCGTTAACCTGAAGCCGGAAGTGTACGCCGCCGCCCCAGCTCCAGTCGCCACCATTGCTGCCGCTCCGGCCTCTTTCGCTTACCAGACCTACTCCGCTGCTGCCCCTGCCCTCTACAACACCTGGAGCCAAGCCCCAGCTTACGCTTACAGCTACGGTGCTCCGGCTTTCTACGCCGCCAACACCGCTGCCGTTCCCCTGCCCGTTCAGGACACCCCTGAAGTCATGCAGGCTAAGGCCGAACACTTCGCTGCTGTCGCTGAGGCCAAGGCCCGCAACCTGCAGTAA